The Lewinella sp. 4G2 nucleotide sequence CAGGGTGTCTTCGTGATACTGAATATCAGTTGGTCATCGTCGATCATTTTAGCCAAGTCTTTTGAGCGCAACATCTTTTGCTGTTGCTCAATGATTGCCCGGCGCTGGGCTTCCCGATCAGGGGTGGCGTTAGTCTGGGGTGCAGCCTCGCGACGTGGTTGTCTGTCACTGGCCATGATCTCTCGTAGCTGGTCCGCTGCGTCCACTGGTTCCGGGATCGAATGAGCGGGAGCACCAATGATGGAATCACGTTCCATCTTCACCCGCTCCGCTTGGGCCGGGGGCGCATCAAAACGGGGCGGCGTGGTTGCCGGAGGGGTTGGATCCACGGATGGACGCACCGCGGCGGGTCTGGCGGCATTATTATTGTTCACCACCTTATTATTTTGGCGGCTACAGGAACTGACCAACACTAAGGCACCAAATAAACCAAAAAGAAAAAATCGCATGCTTGATGTAGTTAATTCTATTGGGTAAGACGTTCGTCCACAGGGAGAAGTTACTTCGTCAGCGTACAAGGAAATCCTAAAGTTTGCGCTTGCCCGGCCCAATGGCTTGGCACCTGCGGCAGCGCCTTTTTGAGACGTTAGATTTTAGAAGATAGATTTTAGACATGCACCAATCTAAAATCTAACGTCCTTAATTACTTCTTCTTCTTTTTCGCTTCCGCCTCTGCGGCTTGACGCTGCTGCTCTTTCAAGGCTTCCTGCAGACGTGCGCTGAAGCCCGACTTTTTCTTCGGCTTCTTCTTGTTGGCGTTCATCTTTTTCTTCAGCTTATCGTGGTCGATGAGGAAATTCTTCGTGATGATGGTCTGGGCGATGTTGAACGTATTGGAGAAGAATAGGTAAGCCGTAAGGCCCGCCGCGAAGCTGTTGAAGAAACCGAGGAAGAGCAACGGCATCACGTACTGAAAGTACTTCATCATGGGCTGGGCGGAGTAATCCATGTGCTTACTGTTGTAGTAGGCGTAGATGACCGTGGTAACCGCCCAGAGTACGGCAAATAGGCTGATGTGGCCCTGCATGAAGGGGATCCATTCCGGGATCTTCGTGAGTACGTCGTACGTACTCAAGTCATTTGCCCACAGGAAATTCTCCTGGCGGAACTCAATGCTGGCGGGGAAGAAGCGATAAAGGGCAAACCAGATTGGCATCTGTAAGACCATCGGGAGACAGCCTCCTAACGGGCTCGCGCCGTACTCCTGGTACATCTTCATTTGCTCCATCTGCTGGGCCTGAGCGTCGTCCTTGTGCTTGGCCTTCATCTTTTCCAGCTCCGGCTTTAGCAGCTGCATCTTTACGTTGGAAACCAGCATCTTATAGGTAAGCGGGTAAACCAGTAGTTTAACCAGTATGGTCAGTACGAGGATTGCGATACCCATATTGCCGATGAAGCTGCTCAGGAACTGGAAGAGCGGCCGAATCACCCAGCGGTTGATGGCACCGAAAATGGACTGACCAAAGGAAATCACATCGCTTAGATCGTGGCCGATAGCGCGCAGACGGTCAAATTCATTCGGTCCGACGTACAGCTGCATGCCGATGATATCGGAATTTGGGTTGGTAACGGGTAACTGGACGCGGGCCGAGACCTTCTTGAGGTTCTCCGCCACATCCACGTCGTCGTAAGTCTCCGTTTCCAGCACGGCGCCCTTGGCAAAACCATCGTTTGCGATGAGGGCGGAGGTGAAGAATTGCTGGGAGCCGGCGATCCACTTCAGGCGCTGCTCTTCGACTTCTTCGGTGTCGCTGCTCGTACAGGAGCAGTAATCCGTGCCATCGTCAATCGGCTTGAAGTACATCGTAGAGTAGTTCGCTTCGTACTGGCTGTTCTTCTCGATCTTATCGAAGTAGTTGTCCCACTGTAGCGTCAGTGCCCCACCCTGGGTGTTCAGCGCCTGGCCGAGGCCTTCCATTCGTACGTCGTAATCCAGTAGGTAAGTGCCGTCCTTAATGGTGTAACGTTGTTCAAAGTAGCCCCCTGTACTGGTGCGGGCGCGCATGGAAATGGTGTTGCCGCTCACTTCAGGGGTGAAATAGAGCGCGGAGGTCTTGATGCCTTCTCCCGCCACGCCGACGGCCGGCAGGGTGTACTCAAAGCGGTTGCGCTCATCTTCCAGCAGGTAGAGGGGAAGCTTGGATTCGTTGCCTTCCTCATCCTCAATGATCTTCGCGTACTCCTTCAATTCCACCTGCTTGATGTGGCCCCCCTTCGTGGCGAGCGTAACGATCATCAGGTCATTCTCCAGGGTGACGGTCTCGTCCGTACCCACGGCGCTGCTGGCGAACTGGCCAAAAGTGGCGCCGAACTGGGCCTGGCGGGTGCTGTCGTCGATGCTGCTGACCTCGTCGGCGGTGAAGGCCGGCGCTACTTCCTCGGGGGCGATCAACGCCGCTTCGTTGAGGGCGGCGATGCTATCCTGGTAGCGTTGCTGGGCGTCAATCTCTTCCTGGCTGGGAGCAACGACGAAGTTCCAAACGGCGAAAATGCCGAGAATCAAAACCAAGCCGATGATGGTACTGCGGTCCATCTCCATAAGCGTACTTCTTTAACCGTTATCTTGGGCGCACCGGCGGCA carries:
- a CDS encoding DUF6438 domain-containing protein, which encodes MRFFLFGLFGALVLVSSCSRQNNKVVNNNNAARPAAVRPSVDPTPPATTPPRFDAPPAQAERVKMERDSIIGAPAHSIPEPVDAADQLREIMASDRQPRREAAPQTNATPDREAQRRAIIEQQQKMLRSKDLAKMIDDDQLIFSITKTPCRGKCEEYRLDVFENGILRLDGRENTKLRGTFYTEPMGFKFARLVEGFEELMAMQPQEFYPNADDGPADATTTVLTYFDDKGKEREITVWYGEPIQFKDLMEEVQIMLDEERWEK
- the yidC gene encoding membrane protein insertase YidC, coding for MDRSTIIGLVLILGIFAVWNFVVAPSQEEIDAQQRYQDSIAALNEAALIAPEEVAPAFTADEVSSIDDSTRQAQFGATFGQFASSAVGTDETVTLENDLMIVTLATKGGHIKQVELKEYAKIIEDEEGNESKLPLYLLEDERNRFEYTLPAVGVAGEGIKTSALYFTPEVSGNTISMRARTSTGGYFEQRYTIKDGTYLLDYDVRMEGLGQALNTQGGALTLQWDNYFDKIEKNSQYEANYSTMYFKPIDDGTDYCSCTSSDTEEVEEQRLKWIAGSQQFFTSALIANDGFAKGAVLETETYDDVDVAENLKKVSARVQLPVTNPNSDIIGMQLYVGPNEFDRLRAIGHDLSDVISFGQSIFGAINRWVIRPLFQFLSSFIGNMGIAILVLTILVKLLVYPLTYKMLVSNVKMQLLKPELEKMKAKHKDDAQAQQMEQMKMYQEYGASPLGGCLPMVLQMPIWFALYRFFPASIEFRQENFLWANDLSTYDVLTKIPEWIPFMQGHISLFAVLWAVTTVIYAYYNSKHMDYSAQPMMKYFQYVMPLLFLGFFNSFAAGLTAYLFFSNTFNIAQTIITKNFLIDHDKLKKKMNANKKKPKKKSGFSARLQEALKEQQRQAAEAEAKKKKK